In the genome of Ureibacillus sp. FSL W7-1570, the window AGAGCAGGTGCCGGCTTATGCATTGAAAAGTCGATTTGGACAAAAACAGGATGGTTGTGTTGTCCATTCATTAATTGCAGGATATGTCCATTTCCATTTCGCATCCAATCCGAAGCTGATCGATAACTGGTTGAATGCTTGTTTAAAATATCAACAACAGAAACGGAAATAAAACTATTATACTATTAAATAATTTTCAATTCAGTAAACAACAATGCAACTTTGTTCCGGGAGGGAAATATGAGCAAAGGAAAAGTATATTTAGTAGGAGCTGGACCTGGAGATGAAAAATTGATCACAGTCAAGGGGCTCGAATGCATACAGCAATCAGACTGCATTGTGTATGATCGGCTTATAAATCCATCATTGCTAGAGTATGCTCCCAAAAATGCAGAACGCATTTATTGCGGTAAATTGCCTGGAAAACATATGCTCATTCAAGAGGAAATTCATGAAATTCTTGTACAAAAAGCATTGGAAGGAAAGATTGTTACGAGATTAAAGGGAGGGGATCCCGGTATTTTTGGAAGAGTAGGAGAAGAAGCCAGTGTCCTCAAGCAGCATGGGATTCCCTTTGAAATTGTGCCTGGCGTTACTGCAAGTGTTGCAGCAGCCGAGTATGCCGGGATTCCATTAACCCATCGCGAATATGCATCCAGTGTTGCCCTTGTTACAGGACACGGATGTAAAGAAAATGGTCCTGATCATTTAAATTGGAGAGCACTCTCTGGAATCGATACGATTGCTTTTTATATGGGAGTTGGGAATTTACAGAATATTTGCCGTCAATTAATGCAAAATGGCAAAGCCCCCGGTACTCCGGTCGCGATTATCGA includes:
- the cobA gene encoding uroporphyrinogen-III C-methyltransferase encodes the protein MSKGKVYLVGAGPGDEKLITVKGLECIQQSDCIVYDRLINPSLLEYAPKNAERIYCGKLPGKHMLIQEEIHEILVQKALEGKIVTRLKGGDPGIFGRVGEEASVLKQHGIPFEIVPGVTASVAAAEYAGIPLTHREYASSVALVTGHGCKENGPDHLNWRALSGIDTIAFYMGVGNLQNICRQLMQNGKAPGTPVAIIENGTTKVQRTISGTLDTISQLAASEKITNPAMIIVGEVVKVREQAMWFEDTLYKTKNNTNTQ